The genome window ACAAAAACAAGCATCTGGAATATTCATCACAGCTACGACCAAACATCAAATTGGAACGAATACAGGCACTCCCGCCAGCTTATCCTAATTTTTTGACAAAGAGGTACTCCCTCGTTAGCTTTTAGTTCCAATGAAAATTTTCCTATAAAAACAAGATTAGGATTTCATGAAAGCATATAAACGAATAATAACCGTCGTTTTGGCAACCAACCTTGTATTACTTTCGCTTGCTATATTTCTGACTTACCACATCAATAGATTCGACTTAATACAGCCCGAGACGATCGCAAAACTGGAACAAATACATCAGGAAAAAATCAGTCTGGAAGATGCGGAATTACTAAAAGAGCACGCCTCTGATCTTTTAAATATACTTAAGACCTCATGTGGATATATGGAAAGCAGAGATGATCTCCAAAAACTGTCTATTGGAAGCCTATACCTCGCCGTAGGATTTAACCTTTTTTCCGCAATTGTAACTTTAATCGGGCTCAATATAAAAAACGATAACCGCCGTCACTCCATAGCGAGATCGACCCGCTCAAAGTAACGTTTAACATTCACCCAACAACCTCACAAACCAGCGGTTGCGGTTCAAAATGATCGCCGAGTTCAAAGGCGTTTCCAACCATTGGAAGACTCTCGTCGAAACAGTTCCGATCATTGGAAAAAATGACGGCGAGCGAGTCGCCTTTTTTGACTTCCTCGCCCGGCTTTTTCATCTGACCGATCCCAACGGCGTGATCAATGGTGTCGTCGGTTTTCTGGCGTCCGGCACCGAGTACAAGGCAGGCTTTGCCGATCAGATCGGCGTCGACGGTCGTAACGATTCCGTCGGCAGGCGCGAGAACCGGCTCCTGAATCTTCGCCGCCGCAAATTTCCAGTCGGTTGATCCGCCCTGCGCAGCGACCATTTCCTCAAATTTTTTCATCGCCGTACCGTTTTCCAAACATTGGAAAATTTCGGCATTCGTTTTATGAACATTGGAAAGTTCAAGCATGTGCGCGGTCAGCGCGACGGTCAGCTCGCGCAGATCATCCGGTCCGCCGCCGCGAAGCACCTCGATGCATTCCTGCACCTCAAGGACGTTGCCGGCGGCGCGACCGAGCGGCTGGTTCATGTCGGTAATGAGCGCGCGGACTTTTTTGTCCATCGCCCGACCAACGTCAACCATGGCCTGGGCTAACTGACGAGCCTCCTCACGGGTTTTCATGAACGCGCCTTTGCCCCACTTCACATCGAGCACGAGCGTATCGAGACCTTCGGCGAGCTTTTTGCTCATGATGGATGCGGTAATAAGCGGGATGGAGGGAACAGTGCCGGTAACGTCGCGCAAAGCGTAGAGTTTTTTATCGGCCGGAGCGAGCTGCGCGGTCTGGCCGATGATGGAACAGCCGACGTTTTCCAGGGTTTGGAAGAACTCCTTTTCGGAGAGATTTGTGCGGTAGCCGGGAATCGATTCCAGCTTGTCGAGCGTGCCGCCGGTGATGCCGAGGCCGCGCCCGGAGATCATCGGAACGGTGAGGCCGCAGGCGGCGGCGAGCGGTGCGAGGATCAGCGAGGTTTTATCGCCGATACCGCCGGTCGAATGTTTGTCGGCCTTGATTCCCGGCAGGCTGGCCGGGTCAATTGTTTCGCCGGAGAGCATCATCTCCGTGGTCAGTGCGGCGGTTTCGGCAGGCGTCATTCCCTGGAAACAGATCGCCATCGCCAGGGCGGACATCTGATAGTCCGGAATGCTTCCCTCGGTGAATCCCTCAATGAAAAAGCGGATTTCATCGGCAGAAAGCTCGTTTCCTTCGCGTTTTCTTTCGATTATCCATTGAGGAAGCATAAGCGAAAAAGTAAAGAAACCAGAATTCTTTGGCAAGAGCGACGGCGGTTTATTATGGTCTAACCTCAAATTTTAAAATACGGGGAAATACATATGAAATGCTATCTGGCTGTCGATCTTGGAGCCTCCAGCGGACGCGTCCTCGCTGGACTCTTTGAAAACGAAAAACTTGAGCTGGTCGAAATGCACCGTTTCTGGAACGGCGCAGTCGAACACGGCGATGAACTGCACTGGGGAATCGACCAGCTGTTCACCGAAATCAAAACCGGCCTTAAAAAAGGATTCGAAACCTATGGCGATGCCGTGCAGGCGATCGGCATCGATACCTGGGGCGTGGACTACGGACTGCTCGACGCAAACGGAAACCTGATCAATGCTCCGTTCCAGTACCGCGACAGCCGTAACGACGGCATGATGGATTTTGCGTTCAGCAAAATGCCGAAAGACGAAATCTACCGCCGCACCGGTCTGCAGTTTATGCCGTTTAATACCGTCTTCCAGCTCTGCGCGGAACTGAAGCGTCCGGAATTTGAAAAAGCGGAGAAGATGCTCCTGATGCCGGATCTGTTCACCTACTGGCTGACCGGCAAAGCGGTCTCGGAATACACAATGGCATCCACCAGCCAGCTGCTCGACGCAAACAAGCGCGACTGGGACTGGGAACTGATTGAAACGCTCGGCCTGCCGAAAAAGATTTTCTGCGATATCGTACAGCCCGGAACCATTATTGGCCAGCTGACCGACGAAATGGCACAGGAACTCGGCGGAAATGCCGACGTGATCGCCGTCGGCGGACACGACACCGCTTCCGCCGTCGCCGCGGCCCCGCTGGCAAGCAAAGACTGCGCATACCTCAGCTCCGGAACCTGGTCGCTGATGGGACTCGAAGAACCGGAGCCGATCATCACCGACACAAGCGCCGAATATAACATCACCAATGAAGGCGGCGTCTGCGGAACCATTCGTTTCCTCAAAAACATCTGCGGCATGTGGCTGCTGCAGGAATGCAAGCGCAACTGGGAAGAGGCAGGCGAAGAACTGAGCTGGAGACAGATTGATGATCTGGTTCTCGATACCGATCCGTTCATCGCGTTCATCAATCCGGACGCTCCGGAATTTGCGCAGCCCTGCGATATGCCGAAGCAGATTCAGGAGTTCTGCCGCCGCACCGGGCAGTACGTCCCGGAAGGCATCGGAGAAATCGGCCGCGTGATTTTTGAAAGCCTTGCCATGCGCTACCGCGATGTGTTCCAAACCCTGGAAAAACTGCACGGCAAACCGCTCGAAAAACTGCATATCGTCGGCGGCGGCTGCAGGAACATCCTGCTCAACCGCCTGACCGCTGACGCCATCGACCGCCCGGTCCTCGCCGGCCCGGTCGAAGCCACCGGCATCGGCAACATGCTGATGCAGATGATTGCGAAAAAAGAGGTGTCCACTCTGCCCGCCGGCCGCGACATGGTTCTGGAATCCTTCGGAACCGAACTCTACGAGCCGCAGGAAACCGCTTCGTGGAACGACGCCTTCGAACGCTTTCTTTCGATCATGTAGTATTCATTGCCGGATACGAAAAAGCCCCGCTCAACCGGCGGGGCTTTCTTTTTATTGTTGAGCCAACTCGTCTTCGGACGGCTCGTCTTCTTTGGCTTTCACCAGCTTGTCGCGGGTGACGAGGAAGCTGTCGGCCTTATAGCTGCTGACCACATAGGTCCAGCCGTTGAGCTTTTCGGGAACATCGCCTTCCAAACGGACATACCGTCCGCCGTCGGCCTCTCCGCCGACTTTCACCGTAATGGTTTTGTTGGTAGTTGATGCGATGTAAACCACCGGATCCGCAAAGCCGAGATCGGCATCGGATTCTGCCGGATCAGCGACAGAGGTGCAGTTCAGGTACTGCAGAGCAGAACGCAGTTTGTTCGCTTCCGACACCTGAAGCTCCTCGGTTTCCTGATTGAGCCCGACCAGTGTCCACACTCCCGCATCTTCTTTCAGCTCCGCATCCGCAGTTTTCACCGAAACAATATCCGGGGAGGAAATGTTCAGCATCTCCTTGTCGATCCAGCTGGAAGAATCCGTGGCAAACGGACGGAAATCGTAATCCACCAGATAAATGGAGTCCGACCCATCCTTGCGGACAAAGTGCTGGTTGGCCCAGCCCGCGGCATCCGAGGCTGCGCGCTGCGCTCCGATGTCGACCTTGACCACCTCTTTGCCACCGCTTTTCAGCGCAACAGTCTTTGGCTCATCAAAGCCGTATTCGGCTGCATCGACATTGGATGCACGGACCGGGAGCCCGATCTTCAAATCCGATGCCGCACGAAGCGCATCCGCCAGCTTGTTGAAGTCGGCCGGATAGTCATATAGAGAATCCACAACCCACACTCCGTCCTTCTTTTGCAGCGAGACAGAAGAGACGGCGCTGCCGGTTTGCGAACCTTGGAAAATATCGACGCCATCAACGGTGTTCAGTTCCAATCCCTGGAACAGGGTTGCTTCTCGATTCACTGCCGGGGTGCGCTTGCGAGCCCCCTTCTGCTGTATCAGAGCAATGCCCGCCAGCACCGCCAGCGCCACCGCCATTCCTATCAGTTTTTTACCAGTCATAATACAAACTCCGTTTGCGAAAGATGAACGATGAGTTATGAAAGATGAAATAAGGTCTGCGACAGCATTTATAAAAGGCTAACGCCGCCTGAGTTCCATTTTCATAGTTCATCTTTCATAATTCATCTCTCCTTATCTCGTTTTCTTAATCCACAACCCGCGTGCAATCCCGAATGCGGCGACCAGCAGCGGAATGGCAAGGATGTTAAGGGCCTTCACTCGAACCCCGAGCCGTTCGATATCGCGGCGCAGGTTTTTACGCACTTCCTTGAGCGACTGCTGGGTCTGGAAGACCTCTTCGCGGAACTGTTTCACTTCGGCTTCCTGCTCCGGAGTCAGGAAGGTCTGCTGACCGTCATCACCGCGGGACTGCTGCAGGGAATTCAGCCGCTGCTGCGTGGTCTGCAGTTTCTGGTTCAGGCGCTCTTCCTCGGACTGCCATTTGAAGGCCGCCTCTTTTTCGAGCTCAATGACGCGGTCAAACGGACGATCGAACGAATTGCGGCTGCGCAGACCGATCAGTGCTTCGCTGCCGCAAAGCTGTTCCAGCATATTCAGGGCAAACGCAAAGTTGTCGTTGCTGGGCTGCACCATCCGTTGTCCGAACAGATTCATGCTCTGGGTCGCAAAGCGGTCGGCCAGCATATCCACATCGGAAACCAGAACCACCACGCCGGGCTTCGCGCTTTCTTTCAGACCGTCTTCTTTGTCCGGGAACGCGGTCCTGAACGTACCGGTCAGGCGCATCGCCATCGGCACGCGCCTGCGGCTGAGCGGACGACCGAGATCGCCGGTCCGCGCCGCGGAGGTGCTGACCGTAAAGCCGTCGTCTTCGGTAAACAGCAGTTCGGTTTTTTCGAGGCCGTTGCTTACCGTTCCGTCGAACGCTCCGGCAAACGGAAGCATCATGCTGCTGAGCGATCCGGTGGCGACATCTTCGCCGTTGATCTGCGGCTCGCGCAGCGACAGCCACGCGGCGTTGCGCTGGGCACGCCCGCCTCCGGCGTTGAGCAGGCTGGCGGCGGATTCATCGGCAGCCATCTGCCCGGCCGTCATCTCAATGCCCCATGCGGAGGTCAGTTGATTGAGGTCGGATTCGCCCTGCGGCATCTGGCCCATCTGCATCATCTGCGGATTGGCGTTTTCCATGGCCGTGATGCACATCGGGTCCGTGAAGGCCATCAGGCGGCCGCCGCGCAGCACAAACTGGTCGAGCGCATACAGCGTATCGTCCGTAATGTCTGCCGGATGGATCAGCAGGAGCGTATCAATATCTGCCGCGATATTGGTGGCGGTCATCTCAACGGGTTCCACCTCGTACTGCCGCTCAATTTCGGAAATCAGCGACCACGGCTGCGAACCGCTCTGCTGCTGCATCATGTAGGGGTTGGCCGGAGCGGAACCGTTCACCGGCAGCGCGCTCATAATGCCGACCCTGGCCGTCTTTTCCGACGCCACTTCGGAAATCATCCGGGTCAGCAGATATTCGAGCCGCGGCTCGGCGCTCTGCGCGAGCATTGGAATCGCCGCTTCACGGTTTCCGGACACGGCAACAATACCGAAGTAGAGCTGGCCGCCCATCCCGAACATGTCGAGCGCCTGCCCCTGAAGGCCGTAGCGCTGCGCCCATTCCTCTTCGTCGGAATCGGGCTTCGGATCATATTCCTCCACAACGAGGTAACCGCCGGAGCGCGACTCATATTCCCTGAGCAGATCGCGCACGCGGGCCGCAAAGTTTTTCATCGGCACCGGCAGGCGGTCATTGCTTTTGGAGAAGTAGAACTTCAGCGTCACATCGCGGTCAAGGTCTCCCAGCAGCTGCTTGGTTCCGTCCGAGAGTGTGTAGAGTTTGTCTTCCGTCACATCAATGCGGGCGCGCATCGGGCGCACCACCGCATTAAAAGCAATCAGGATGCCCAGCAAAAGCAGCACGCCCGCAAGGCCGGTCATTTTTTTCATCTGATTCATTTCAAAAAACCTCCTGTTAGCGTCCAACTTTGTTTTTGAGTACAACCTGTGTGGCGAAGAGCATGAAGATCATCACCGAGGCAAAGTACACGAGATCGCGCAGATCGATCACACCGCGCTGAAGCGCTTCGTAATGCGACATGAAGCTGAACGAGGCCACGCCGTCCACCAGCCACATCGGAGCCCAGCGGGAAAGCAGATCGGTTACCGGCGGATAGCCGGCAAGAATCAGGAACAGGCCGATGACCACGGCCAGAATGAAGCTGATCACCTGATTGCGCGTCAACGCAGAGGTAAACATGCCCGCGGCCACATACGCGCCGGCCAGCAGGCCGCTGCCGAGATAGCCGGAGAAGACCGCGCCGCCATCCGGCGAACCGAGGTAGGCGGCCGTCAGCGGAACCGGAAACGTCAGCGCCAGCGCCAGCAGCATGAACAGCCACGCGGCAATAAACTTGCCGAGAAGCGCCTGCAGCGGCGTCACCGAAACCGTAAACAGAAGCTCGACGGTTCCGGACCGGCGCTCCTCCGCCCAGAGGCGCATGGCAACTGCAGGAACCAGGATCATGTAGAGCCACGGATGCCAGGTGAAAAACCCGGTCAGGTTGGCCTGCCCGGCTTCAAAGAACTGGGCCAGCGAGAACGTAAAGAACCCGGCCAGCATCAGAAAGATGATGATAAACACATACGCGACCGGCGAATCAAAATAGGCGCGCCATTCGCGTTTGGCGACGGCCAGAACATGAGACGTTGCTTCGTTCATACAGCCACCTCCTTCTCTCCGGCGTCTTCGGTCGTGGTAATCTGACGGAAAACATCGTCCAGCCGACCTTCGTCGACCTTGATGTCGGAAACCGTCCAGTGATTCTGCTGGGCCGCAGCGAGAATATCGGCGGCAATGGATTCTCCGGACTTTGGAAACGCGACGATTTTTCCGTCGTCGATCGTTTCGATTTTTCCAATGTTTGGAAGCTGTTCGAGCGCCGGAACAATCCCTTCGCCTTCTGCGGAGAAGGTGACGGCGTTGTACTGGTTGCTGCGCGTTTTGAGCGCGGCCGGCGTGTCGTCGGCAACCACTTTCCCGGCGCTGATGATAATGGCGCGGGTGCAGATGGCTTCAACCTCTTCAAGGACATGGGTCGAAAGCATGATGACGCGTTCGGAGGCCATCTCCCGAATCATGTCGCGCACGACCTGCTTCTGGTTGGGGTCGAGCCCTTCGGTCGGTTCGTCGAGAAGAAGAATATCCGGATCGTGCAGCAGTGCCTGCGCGAGGCAGGTGCGCTGGCGGTATCCTTTGGAAAGCGTGTCGATGGTCTGCCCGGCGACCGGCTGCAGGAAACAGCGTTCTACGGCGCGGTCCACGCGGCGTTCGCGTTCGCTGCCGCTGAACCCGCGGACTTCCGCAATGAAACGAAGGAATCCCGATACGGTCATATCCTCGTACAGCGGCGTCGTCTCAGGCATGTAGCCGATGTTTTTCTGTGCACGGACAGGATCTGATGCAACGTTGATCCCTTTTACTTCGACGATACCGGATGTCGGTGGAAGAAATCCGGCCACCATTCGGATCGTAGTGGTTTTCCCGGCCCCGTTCGGCCCAAGAAATCCCAGCACGGTTCCCTTATCGACTTCGAACGACACGCCGTCGACGGCACGTCTCCTGCCGAAGTCTCTGACCAATCCCTGTGCTTTGATCATCTGCGCTCTCCTTGTTTAATTCATTTTGATTCATCAATAAACGAAACATCTTGCGGATGCTCCCGGACCTTCAAAAAGGACCGCAACTGGAAATCAGACTTTTCAGTCCGGATTTCGTTCATTTTTTGTTATGAAAATTTTCTGCGCCTGCAGACATA of Tichowtungia aerotolerans contains these proteins:
- a CDS encoding thymidine phosphorylase yields the protein MPKNSGFFTFSLMLPQWIIERKREGNELSADEIRFFIEGFTEGSIPDYQMSALAMAICFQGMTPAETAALTTEMMLSGETIDPASLPGIKADKHSTGGIGDKTSLILAPLAAACGLTVPMISGRGLGITGGTLDKLESIPGYRTNLSEKEFFQTLENVGCSIIGQTAQLAPADKKLYALRDVTGTVPSIPLITASIMSKKLAEGLDTLVLDVKWGKGAFMKTREEARQLAQAMVDVGRAMDKKVRALITDMNQPLGRAAGNVLEVQECIEVLRGGGPDDLRELTVALTAHMLELSNVHKTNAEIFQCLENGTAMKKFEEMVAAQGGSTDWKFAAAKIQEPVLAPADGIVTTVDADLIGKACLVLGAGRQKTDDTIDHAVGIGQMKKPGEEVKKGDSLAVIFSNDRNCFDESLPMVGNAFELGDHFEPQPLVCEVVG
- a CDS encoding Gldg family protein, whose protein sequence is MNQMKKMTGLAGVLLLLGILIAFNAVVRPMRARIDVTEDKLYTLSDGTKQLLGDLDRDVTLKFYFSKSNDRLPVPMKNFAARVRDLLREYESRSGGYLVVEEYDPKPDSDEEEWAQRYGLQGQALDMFGMGGQLYFGIVAVSGNREAAIPMLAQSAEPRLEYLLTRMISEVASEKTARVGIMSALPVNGSAPANPYMMQQQSGSQPWSLISEIERQYEVEPVEMTATNIAADIDTLLLIHPADITDDTLYALDQFVLRGGRLMAFTDPMCITAMENANPQMMQMGQMPQGESDLNQLTSAWGIEMTAGQMAADESAASLLNAGGGRAQRNAAWLSLREPQINGEDVATGSLSSMMLPFAGAFDGTVSNGLEKTELLFTEDDGFTVSTSAARTGDLGRPLSRRRVPMAMRLTGTFRTAFPDKEDGLKESAKPGVVVLVSDVDMLADRFATQSMNLFGQRMVQPSNDNFAFALNMLEQLCGSEALIGLRSRNSFDRPFDRVIELEKEAAFKWQSEEERLNQKLQTTQQRLNSLQQSRGDDGQQTFLTPEQEAEVKQFREEVFQTQQSLKEVRKNLRRDIERLGVRVKALNILAIPLLVAAFGIARGLWIKKTR
- a CDS encoding ABC transporter ATP-binding protein; translation: MIKAQGLVRDFGRRRAVDGVSFEVDKGTVLGFLGPNGAGKTTTIRMVAGFLPPTSGIVEVKGINVASDPVRAQKNIGYMPETTPLYEDMTVSGFLRFIAEVRGFSGSERERRVDRAVERCFLQPVAGQTIDTLSKGYRQRTCLAQALLHDPDILLLDEPTEGLDPNQKQVVRDMIREMASERVIMLSTHVLEEVEAICTRAIIISAGKVVADDTPAALKTRSNQYNAVTFSAEGEGIVPALEQLPNIGKIETIDDGKIVAFPKSGESIAADILAAAQQNHWTVSDIKVDEGRLDDVFRQITTTEDAGEKEVAV
- a CDS encoding rhamnulokinase, whose product is MKCYLAVDLGASSGRVLAGLFENEKLELVEMHRFWNGAVEHGDELHWGIDQLFTEIKTGLKKGFETYGDAVQAIGIDTWGVDYGLLDANGNLINAPFQYRDSRNDGMMDFAFSKMPKDEIYRRTGLQFMPFNTVFQLCAELKRPEFEKAEKMLLMPDLFTYWLTGKAVSEYTMASTSQLLDANKRDWDWELIETLGLPKKIFCDIVQPGTIIGQLTDEMAQELGGNADVIAVGGHDTASAVAAAPLASKDCAYLSSGTWSLMGLEEPEPIITDTSAEYNITNEGGVCGTIRFLKNICGMWLLQECKRNWEEAGEELSWRQIDDLVLDTDPFIAFINPDAPEFAQPCDMPKQIQEFCRRTGQYVPEGIGEIGRVIFESLAMRYRDVFQTLEKLHGKPLEKLHIVGGGCRNILLNRLTADAIDRPVLAGPVEATGIGNMLMQMIAKKEVSTLPAGRDMVLESFGTELYEPQETASWNDAFERFLSIM
- a CDS encoding DUF4340 domain-containing protein; amino-acid sequence: MTGKKLIGMAVALAVLAGIALIQQKGARKRTPAVNREATLFQGLELNTVDGVDIFQGSQTGSAVSSVSLQKKDGVWVVDSLYDYPADFNKLADALRAASDLKIGLPVRASNVDAAEYGFDEPKTVALKSGGKEVVKVDIGAQRAASDAAGWANQHFVRKDGSDSIYLVDYDFRPFATDSSSWIDKEMLNISSPDIVSVKTADAELKEDAGVWTLVGLNQETEELQVSEANKLRSALQYLNCTSVADPAESDADLGFADPVVYIASTTNKTITVKVGGEADGGRYVRLEGDVPEKLNGWTYVVSSYKADSFLVTRDKLVKAKEDEPSEDELAQQ
- a CDS encoding ABC transporter permease produces the protein MNEATSHVLAVAKREWRAYFDSPVAYVFIIIFLMLAGFFTFSLAQFFEAGQANLTGFFTWHPWLYMILVPAVAMRLWAEERRSGTVELLFTVSVTPLQALLGKFIAAWLFMLLALALTFPVPLTAAYLGSPDGGAVFSGYLGSGLLAGAYVAAGMFTSALTRNQVISFILAVVIGLFLILAGYPPVTDLLSRWAPMWLVDGVASFSFMSHYEALQRGVIDLRDLVYFASVMIFMLFATQVVLKNKVGR